The DNA window GGAAGAAAAAATCGTTGAATTGATGGATGCAGTTGATAGCTATATCCCAACTCCACCACGTGATACTGAAAAACCTTTCATGATGCCTGTTGAGGATGTATTCTCAATCACTGGCCGTGGAACAGTTGCTACAGGACGTGTTGAGCGTGGACAAATCAAAATTGGTGACAACGTTGATATCATTGGTATCACTGAAGAGCCAAAATCTACTACTGTAACTGGTGTAGAAATGTTCCGTAAATTACTTGACTATGCTGAAGCTGGCGACAACATTGGCGCACTTCTTCGCGGAGTTTCTCGTGATGACGTTCAACGTGGACAAGTATTGGCTAAACCAGGCACAATTACTCCACATACTGAATTCAAAGCTGAAGTTTACGTTCTTTCAAAAGAAGAGGGTGGACGTCACACTCCATTCTTCACAAACTACCGTCCACAGTTCTACTTCCGTACAACTGATGTAACTGGTGTTTGTAACCTTCCTGAAGGTGTAGAAATGGTTATGCCTGGAGATAACATCGAAATGATCGTTTCTCTAATCTCTCCTATCGCACTTGAAGAAGGAACTAAGTTCTCTATCCGTGAGGGTGGACGTACTGTAGGCGCTGGCGTTGTTGCTACAATTACTAAGTAATAACTGCTGAGTGTTAATTTAAGACCCTGTCTCATTTTTATGAGACAGGGTCTTTTTTGTGTTTTTTTAGTCGAAATAAAGAAGAAATAAACGAAAATAGTTCTCGTTCATAAAATATTCAAACTTTTTAAAAATTCTTTTAAACCTAGTAATAGCAACAATGAAAACGGATACAAAAATATAGAATGTTCATAATTGATAAAAAACTTACTAAAAGTAGATTGACACGTTCTTCAATAGGCGATATGATAGCAACAATTTACAAAACACATACAGAATTCGATATATTGCATATTATAAAACATTCGAGAAAGAAGTGGACATCATGAATGAACAAGTAATTTATATGAATGGTGAATTCGTGAAAAAGGAAGACGCTAAAATTTCAGTTTATGACCACGGTTTTTTATACGGTGATGGAGTATTCGAAGGAATACGTTCTTATAACGGAAATGTCTTTCGACTGGAAGAACATCTTGAGCGACTTTACGATTCAGCAAAATCTGTGATGCTCGAGATTCCACACACTTTTGATGAAATGGTTGAAATTGTTGTCCGCACTTTGAGAGAAAATAAGTTTAAAGATGCTTATATCCGACTTATTGTTTCACGAGGAGTAGGTAACCTTGGATTAGACCCTTATAGTTGTTCGCACCCTAGTGTAATCGTAATCGCCGAACCTTTATCGCTGTTTCCAAAATCAATGTATGACACGGGATTAGAGATTGTTTCTGTAGCTACACGAAGAAGCAGATCGGACGTATTAAGCCCGAAAGTTAAATCATTAAATTACATGAACAATATTCTAGTGAAGCTTGAAGCTAATTTAGCAGGTGTTTCTGAAGCTCTTATGCTAAATGATCAGGGCTATGTAGCTGAAGGTTCAGCAGACAACATCTTTATTGTTCGCAAAAATAAAATAATCACACCTCCAGGTTATGTAGGAGCCCTTGAAGGAATTACGCGTAACGCAATTATAGACATAGCGAATCAAAAAGGGTATGACATTCAAGAAGGTGTCTTCACAAGACATGATGTGTATGTAGCAGACGAAGTTTTCCTGACAGGAACGGCTGCTGAAGTTATCTCCGTAGTAAAAGTAGACGGTCGAGTAATTGGCGAAGGAAAGCCAGGACCGGTTACAAACGACTTGCTAGTATCATTTAGAGAACTTGTTCAAAATGATGGCGTAAAAGTATACTCAGATCAATTAAATGTAGTTTAAGAAAACCGAATATTAGTTCAACTCAATGACGAGGTTAAAGTAAATGGAAGCTGTATTCACAGAGAGCCGGTATAGGTGGAAGCCGGTAATACAACCATTTACGACATCCCCTCTGAGTGGATTGCTGAAAGGCTTCGGCTGTTTAGGTAGTCCCGGTGACTTGCAAGTTAAAAGTGATCGTTATCAGCGGATAAGCATTGCTTATCTATGAGGCTGCGGTTGCGCAGTGAAATAGGGTGGTACCATGAAACTTTTTCATCCCTATACAAAGAACAAGTTTCTTTGTGTAGGGATGAAAAAGTTTTTTTATTTCATAAAAGTTTTAGAAAAGGAGGCGGAAAGATTGGGAGTAAACGTAAAGGTTAGAGAAGAAGTTAAACAAGAATCAACAGGCAGCGGGGCAGATGTGCTAATTCAATCTTTGAAAAATCAAGGAGTAGAAATCATTTTCGGATATCCCGGAGGCGCGGTGCTACCAATTTACGATGCCTTGCACCAAAACCCGATACGGCACATATTGGCGAGACATGAACAAGGTGCAATCCACGCAGCTGAAGGTTACGCAAGAGTGTCAGGTAAAACCGGTGTTGTACTTGCTACATCGGGTCCAGGAGCAACGAATTTAGTGACGGGTATAGCTGATGCCATGTTGGATTCCTTGCCATTAGTCATCTTTACAGGACAAGTTGCAACTTCAGTAATTGGAACGGATGCATTTCAGGAAGCTGACATCGTCGGAATCACTCAGCCGATTACAAAACATAACTATCAAGTAAAGAAAGTATCGGATCTACCAAGAATTGTGAAAGAAGCATTCTACATCGCTTCTACCGGACGTCCGGGACCCGTTCTCGTAGACATCCCTAAAAATATAGCTACAGAATTATTTTTAACTACAAAAGATGAAGAGGAAGTAAACTTACCGGGGTATCAACCAACAACCAAACCAAACTTCCTACAAATACAAAAAGCTGCTCAATTATTGTCGCAATCGAAAAAGCCGTTAATCCTAGCGGGGGCGGGAGTGCTAGCAGCAAAAGCAACTGCAGAGCTTAAAACTTTTTCGGAACAGTATCAAATTCCAATTACCAACACGCTACTCGGACTGGGAAGTATCTCAGGGGAGCACGAACTATTCTTAGGAATGGCTGGAATGCACGGAACGTATACAGCGAACACGGCGATTTGTGATTGTGATGTGCTACTAAATATCGGTGCCCGGTTTGATGACCGGTTAACTGGAAATCTAGCTCACTTTGCACCAAATGCTCAAGTAATCCATATCGATATCGATCCTGCAGAAATCGGCAAAAATGTTCCAACAGCTATTCCGATTGTCGCAGATGCGAGAGAAGCGTTAAATCAATTACTCGACCAAGCTTTTGAAAGTCCAGACACAACAGAGTGGTTGGCAAAACTATCTGTAGATAAAGCAGAATATCCACTTCAGTATCATGTGAAGGGCCGAGAAGGAATTCTTCCTCAGCAGGCTGTGGAATTGATTCATCGTTTGACTAAAGGAGATGCTGTAGTAACGACGGATGTCGGTCAACATCAAATGTGGGCGGCACAATATTACCGCTTTAACAACCCGCATAATTGGGTAACTTCAGGTGGTTTAGGTACGATGGGCTTTGGTTTTCCGGCGGCTATTGGAGCACAGCTAGCAAAACCAAATGAACAAGTTATTTCCATTGTAGGAGATGCCGGCTTCCAAATGACGTTGCAAGAGTTGTCATTACTCCAAGAACTACGCCTTCCGGTAAAAATTGTTATTTTAAACAATCAAAGCCTTGGAATGGTAAGACAATGGCAAGAAACATTTTACGAATCGCGTTATTCCCAGTCACTAATGCCTGTTCAACCTGATTTTGTTAAGTTGGCTGAAGCTTATAACGTTAAAGGTTATAAAGTAGAGACGATGGAAGAGGCAGAGGCAGTTTTTACAGAAGCATTTAATTCAAACGAGCCGGTCTTGATCGATTGCCGCGTAATTCAATTGGAATGCGTGTATCCAATGGTTGCACCTGGAAAAGGCTTGAATGAAATGATCGGAGTGAAAGGCGAATGAAGCGAGTTATTACAACAACAGTAATCAATCAAAGCGGAGTATTGAACCGCGTTACTGGATTACTGATGAAACGACAGTTCAATATCGAAAGCATCTCGGTTGGTCACACTGAACAGCCAGGCATGTCGAAAATGACTTTTGTCGTCAATGTTGAAGATAAAGGGAAATTGGAACAATTATTAAAGCAACTTCAAAAACAAATTGATGTTATCAAAGTAAACGATATTACAGATAAAGCAATGGTAATGAGAGAGTTGGCGTTGGTAAAAGTAGTCGTCCCACCAGCAGTCAGAAGTGAAATTCTCAGTATCGTTGAACCGTTCCGAGCAACAGTTGTAGACATGAGCAAAAATGTAACAACATTCCAAGTTACTGGCGACCCAGAGAAAATCGAAGCATTTATCGATTTGATGAGACCTTATGGTGTGAAAGAGTTGACCCGAACCGGAGTATCAGCTTTTGTCAGAGAAACACAAAAAGCTCAAGCACCACAATTAAACATACTTTAAAAACCCAAACTCGAGGAGGAAATTAAAAATGGCAAAAATGTATTATAACCAAGACGTAAACGAACAGGTACTTAAAGGAAAGACAATCGCGGTAATCGGCTATGGTTCACAAGGTCACGCACACGCACAAAACTTAAAGGAATCTGGATTTGATGTAGTAGTTGGCGTACGTCCAGGTAAATCATTCGAGCAAGCAGAAAATGACGGCATGAAAGTAGTAACAGTAAAAGAAGCGGCAGAAGCGGCAGACGTAATCATGCTTTTAGTACCGGATGAAAAACAAACACAAATCTATAACGCAGATATCAAACCTTCATTAAAAGCAGGTAAGTCACTTGTTTTTGCTCATGGTTTTAATGTTCACTTTAATCAAATTGTTGCACCTACAGATGTAGATGTATTCCTAGTAGCTCCTAAAGGACCGGGACACCTTGTGCGTCGTACGTACGAAGCTGGTGCTGGCGTACCTGGGTTAATCGCTATCCACCAAGACGTGTCGGGTCAAGCTAAAGAAGTAGCACTTGCTTATGCAAAAGGAATCGGAGCTACACGTGCAGGTGTTTTAGAAACAACATTTAAAGAGGAAACGGAAACAGATCTATTTGGCGAACAGGCAGTTCTTTGTGGCGGTGTAACGTCTCTAGTAAAAGCTGGATTTGAAACGCTTGTAGAAGCTGGGTATCAGCCTGAACTTGCATATTTCGAATGTATGCACGAATTGAAATTGATTGTTGATCTAATGTATGAAGGTGGCTTGTCAGGAATGCGTTATTCAATTTCAGACACAGCACAGTGGGGAGATTTTGTATCAGGTCCACGCATTGTCGATGCAGATACAAAAGCGCGTATGAAAGACGTCCTTACAGATATCCAAACAGGGAAATTTGCAAAAGGCTGGTTGCTTGAAAACCAATTAAACCGTCCAGAATTCACAGCAATCGAAAAAGCAGAAGAATCACATCAAATCGAACAGGTTGGACGCGAATTGCGTGCGATGATGCCATTCGTTAACGAAGGCAAAAAGACAAAACAAAAAGAGGTGGCTGCTAATGTCACAAATTGATATTTTCGATACGACATTGCGAGACGGAGAACAGTCGGCCGGGATCAACTTGAATACAGCAGAGAAAATCGAAATCGCCCGCCAGCTTGAACGTTTGGGAGTGACGATTATCGAATCAGGATTTCCTGCTTCATCCCCGGGAGATTTTGATGCTGTGCAACGCATTGCAGGCACAGTAAAGAATTCAATTGTAACGGGCCTTGCTCGTTCGATCCAAAGTGACATTGACAGAACGTGGGAAGCGTTAAAAGGAGCGGAACAACCGCATATCCATATCTTTTTAGCGACATCCCCTATTCATATGGAAACAAAATTATTTAAAACACCCGAGCAAGTGGTTGAACTGGCTGTGGAATCGGTAAAGTATGCGCGTAAGTTCTTCCCGCTCGTCCAGTGGTCGGCGGAAGATGCTTCTCGTTCAGACCCTGAGTTCCTAGCACATATTATTCGTAAAGTAATTGAAGCGGGAGCAACAACTATTAATCTTCCGGATACGGTTGGTTATGCGACACCTCATGAATACGGTGCGATGTTCAAATACATGACCGACAATGTAGCAGGAATTGAAAAAGTAAAACTATCTGCGCATTGTCATAATGATTTGGGAATGGCGACAGCGAATACGTTAGCAGCTATCGAGAATGGTGCAACGCAAATTGAAGGAACGATCAATGGAATCGGAGAACGTGCTGGTAACGTTGCGCTTGAAGAAATTGCTGTTGCCTTGCATATCCGCAAACAGATTTTCAATATCGAAACAGGCATCAAACTAAATGAAATTAAACGTACAAGCCAATTGGTGAGTCAATTGACAGGTAGCTTGATTCAACCGAACAAAGCTGTAGTTGGTAAAAATGCGTTTGCTCATGAATCTGGTATCCACCAAGACGGCATGTTAAAAAATCCGTTGACGTACGAAATCATTACACCGGAATTGATTGGCGACGCAGCAACTGAATTGGTACTAGGTAAACATTCGGGGCGTCATGCTTTTAAAGATCGTGCTGTAAAAATGGGCTTTGATTTGACAGAAGAAAAGTTGAATAAAGCATTTGTTGAATTTAAAAAACTAGCAGATAGCAAAAAACAAATCGTAGAAGCGGATTTGTATGTATTGCTAACCGATCAACAGATTCACGATAACGAAACACCGGTTTACAAACTAGAAAGCGTTCAAGTGCAATACGGCACAGCGAACATTCCAACAGCTACAGCTTCTGCTTATCATCCAAATGGTGAGTTAATTAACGAAGCAGCTACGGGAGCAGGTTCTGTTGAAGCGATTTTCAACACGCTCGAGCGAATTGTAGAAGGTGAAGTTCATATATTGGACTACCGAGTGACCTCTATTGGTAAAGGACGCGATGCATTGGGTGAGGCAGTTATCAACATGAGCTACAACGGAGAAACAGTTACAGGTCGAGACGTTGCACAAGATGTATTAGAAGCAACGGCAAAAGCATACTTAAATGCAGTCAATCGTCAAATTGTTCAAGTAGGTAAGAAGGTTAGAATCCCAGCCATTTAAGTGAACAAATCGAAAGAGGAGGAATTTAAAATGAAAAAAACAATAGCGGTATTGCCAGGAGACGGAATCGGACCAGAAGTAACAGATGCAGCGGTAAAAGTGCTGCAATCCATTGCAATGCGTTATGGACATACTTTTCATTTAAAGCACGCGGTAATCGGAGGTGCAGCGGTTGATCAATTTGACAATCCGCTTCCCGAGCAAACGATTGAAGTTTGTGAAGCGAGTGACGCGATTCTCCTTGGTGCGGTCGGGGGAACAAAATGGGATAACAACCCAGCTCATTTGCGTCCTGAAAAAGGGCTTTTGAACATCCGGAAGCATTTCGATTTGTTTGCAAATATTCGTCCAGTAAAAGCAATCCCGGCATTGCTAGCATCTTCCCCGTTAAAAGAAGAAGTAGCGAAAGAAGTAGATATGGTTATTGTTCGTGAATTGACGAGTGGATTGTATTTTGGTGAACCAAAACGTCGTTCTGAAAAATCGGCTGTGGATACTTTGGTTTACACGAGAGAAGAAATTGAGCGCATTGTGAACCAAGCGTTTGAAATCGCTCGAACTCGAAGAGGCAAAGTAACTTCTGTTGATAAAGCCAACGTACTAGAAACAAGTAAACTCTGGCGCGAAGTTGTAGAAGAACGCAAAGCGGCATATCCTGATATCGAAGTGGAACATATGCTAGTTGACTCAGCAGCAATGAAGCTAATCACAGACCCGCGGACTTTCGATGTTGTCGTAACAGAGAATATGTTTGGAGACATCCTGAGTGACGAAGCTTCTGTTATTACCGGTTCACTGGGGATGTTACCATCTGCTAGCGTTCGTTCAGACGGTTTTGGTCTTTACGAACCTGTACATGGTTCAGCACCTGACATCGCTGGGCAAAACAAAGCGAATCCATCAGCTGCTATTTTGTCAGCTGCGATGATGTTGAAGCATTCGTTTGGACTGCATACAGAAGCTGCTGCTATTGAACAAGCTGTAATGGGTGTGCTAGAAGATGGCTATTGCACAGGAGACTTGGCTGGTAGTGGGAAACGTGTGGTTTCAACAGAGCAATATGTAACAAAAGTGATCGAAGAGCTGGAAAGAGAATTTGTATCAGAACACATTATGTATTCTTATGTGTAAGTAAAAGGAGCGGTTCGCATGGCAAAAACAATCATAGAGAAAATTTGGGAGCAACATATCGTCTTCGAAGAGCAAGGGAAGCCGGACCTGCTCTATATTGACCTTCACTTATTACATGAGGTGACATCTCCACAAGCATTCGAGGGACTTCGGTTAAACGGACGCAAAGTTCGCCGACCGGACCTTTGCTTTGCGACAATGGATCATAACGTACCGACGCGAAACCGGGACACGATTACAGATCCGATTTCGCGTAAGCAAATCAAAACTTTGCAAGATAATTGCGATGAGTTTGGAGTTCCGCTTGCGGGCATCAACCATCCGGACCAAGGAATTGTGCATGTCATTGGACCGGAACTTGGGTTGACGCAACCAGGCAAGACGA is part of the Planococcus sp. PAMC 21323 genome and encodes:
- the tuf gene encoding elongation factor Tu, whose product is MGKAKFDRSKTHANIGTIGHVDHGKTTLTAAIATVLAKKSGGEARSYAQIDNAPEEKERGITINTSHIEYETDTRHYAHVDCPGHADYVKNMITGAAQMDGGILVVSAADGPMPQTREHILLSRQVGVPYLVVFMNKCDMVDDEELLELVEMEVRDLLSEYDFPGDDIPVIKGSALKALEGEAEWEEKIVELMDAVDSYIPTPPRDTEKPFMMPVEDVFSITGRGTVATGRVERGQIKIGDNVDIIGITEEPKSTTVTGVEMFRKLLDYAEAGDNIGALLRGVSRDDVQRGQVLAKPGTITPHTEFKAEVYVLSKEEGGRHTPFFTNYRPQFYFRTTDVTGVCNLPEGVEMVMPGDNIEMIVSLISPIALEEGTKFSIREGGRTVGAGVVATITK
- the ilvE gene encoding branched-chain-amino-acid transaminase; translation: MNEQVIYMNGEFVKKEDAKISVYDHGFLYGDGVFEGIRSYNGNVFRLEEHLERLYDSAKSVMLEIPHTFDEMVEIVVRTLRENKFKDAYIRLIVSRGVGNLGLDPYSCSHPSVIVIAEPLSLFPKSMYDTGLEIVSVATRRSRSDVLSPKVKSLNYMNNILVKLEANLAGVSEALMLNDQGYVAEGSADNIFIVRKNKIITPPGYVGALEGITRNAIIDIANQKGYDIQEGVFTRHDVYVADEVFLTGTAAEVISVVKVDGRVIGEGKPGPVTNDLLVSFRELVQNDGVKVYSDQLNVV
- the ilvB gene encoding acetolactate synthase large subunit → MGVNVKVREEVKQESTGSGADVLIQSLKNQGVEIIFGYPGGAVLPIYDALHQNPIRHILARHEQGAIHAAEGYARVSGKTGVVLATSGPGATNLVTGIADAMLDSLPLVIFTGQVATSVIGTDAFQEADIVGITQPITKHNYQVKKVSDLPRIVKEAFYIASTGRPGPVLVDIPKNIATELFLTTKDEEEVNLPGYQPTTKPNFLQIQKAAQLLSQSKKPLILAGAGVLAAKATAELKTFSEQYQIPITNTLLGLGSISGEHELFLGMAGMHGTYTANTAICDCDVLLNIGARFDDRLTGNLAHFAPNAQVIHIDIDPAEIGKNVPTAIPIVADAREALNQLLDQAFESPDTTEWLAKLSVDKAEYPLQYHVKGREGILPQQAVELIHRLTKGDAVVTTDVGQHQMWAAQYYRFNNPHNWVTSGGLGTMGFGFPAAIGAQLAKPNEQVISIVGDAGFQMTLQELSLLQELRLPVKIVILNNQSLGMVRQWQETFYESRYSQSLMPVQPDFVKLAEAYNVKGYKVETMEEAEAVFTEAFNSNEPVLIDCRVIQLECVYPMVAPGKGLNEMIGVKGE
- the ilvN gene encoding acetolactate synthase small subunit, coding for MKRVITTTVINQSGVLNRVTGLLMKRQFNIESISVGHTEQPGMSKMTFVVNVEDKGKLEQLLKQLQKQIDVIKVNDITDKAMVMRELALVKVVVPPAVRSEILSIVEPFRATVVDMSKNVTTFQVTGDPEKIEAFIDLMRPYGVKELTRTGVSAFVRETQKAQAPQLNIL
- the ilvC gene encoding ketol-acid reductoisomerase — translated: MAKMYYNQDVNEQVLKGKTIAVIGYGSQGHAHAQNLKESGFDVVVGVRPGKSFEQAENDGMKVVTVKEAAEAADVIMLLVPDEKQTQIYNADIKPSLKAGKSLVFAHGFNVHFNQIVAPTDVDVFLVAPKGPGHLVRRTYEAGAGVPGLIAIHQDVSGQAKEVALAYAKGIGATRAGVLETTFKEETETDLFGEQAVLCGGVTSLVKAGFETLVEAGYQPELAYFECMHELKLIVDLMYEGGLSGMRYSISDTAQWGDFVSGPRIVDADTKARMKDVLTDIQTGKFAKGWLLENQLNRPEFTAIEKAEESHQIEQVGRELRAMMPFVNEGKKTKQKEVAANVTN
- a CDS encoding 2-isopropylmalate synthase, whose amino-acid sequence is MSQIDIFDTTLRDGEQSAGINLNTAEKIEIARQLERLGVTIIESGFPASSPGDFDAVQRIAGTVKNSIVTGLARSIQSDIDRTWEALKGAEQPHIHIFLATSPIHMETKLFKTPEQVVELAVESVKYARKFFPLVQWSAEDASRSDPEFLAHIIRKVIEAGATTINLPDTVGYATPHEYGAMFKYMTDNVAGIEKVKLSAHCHNDLGMATANTLAAIENGATQIEGTINGIGERAGNVALEEIAVALHIRKQIFNIETGIKLNEIKRTSQLVSQLTGSLIQPNKAVVGKNAFAHESGIHQDGMLKNPLTYEIITPELIGDAATELVLGKHSGRHAFKDRAVKMGFDLTEEKLNKAFVEFKKLADSKKQIVEADLYVLLTDQQIHDNETPVYKLESVQVQYGTANIPTATASAYHPNGELINEAATGAGSVEAIFNTLERIVEGEVHILDYRVTSIGKGRDALGEAVINMSYNGETVTGRDVAQDVLEATAKAYLNAVNRQIVQVGKKVRIPAI
- the leuB gene encoding 3-isopropylmalate dehydrogenase encodes the protein MKKTIAVLPGDGIGPEVTDAAVKVLQSIAMRYGHTFHLKHAVIGGAAVDQFDNPLPEQTIEVCEASDAILLGAVGGTKWDNNPAHLRPEKGLLNIRKHFDLFANIRPVKAIPALLASSPLKEEVAKEVDMVIVRELTSGLYFGEPKRRSEKSAVDTLVYTREEIERIVNQAFEIARTRRGKVTSVDKANVLETSKLWREVVEERKAAYPDIEVEHMLVDSAAMKLITDPRTFDVVVTENMFGDILSDEASVITGSLGMLPSASVRSDGFGLYEPVHGSAPDIAGQNKANPSAAILSAAMMLKHSFGLHTEAAAIEQAVMGVLEDGYCTGDLAGSGKRVVSTEQYVTKVIEELEREFVSEHIMYSYV